Sequence from the Fulvivirga ligni genome:
GTTTTTGACATGACTTCCAGCGCAAAAAATCCACTCCAGAAAGGGGAGACTAGTAAAAAATCCGACGAGGTGGCAGAGCAACCCAAAAAAGATGATATGGAGCCTTCTAAAATGCCCCAGGAAGGACTTTTGAGTATATTTTTGCTGTCATTTCTATCTGGTTTGGCCGCACTTCTAACGCCATGTGTCTTTCCTATGATTCCGCTCACCGTTAGCTTTTTTACCAAAAAGAGTAATACAAGAATAGAAGGTGTTCGTAACGCTATTCTCTACGGAGTATCCATAATTCTCATTTATGTAATCCTCGGGAGTTTAGTCACACTTATATTTGGTGCAGATGCGTTGAATGCTTTATCTACAAGCGTATGGTTTAATCTGCTGTTTTTTATCCTGCTTTTAGTTTTCTCATTTTCCTTTCTTGGAGCTTTTGAAATTGTACTGCCACATTCCTGGACTAATAAAATAGATGCTCGCGCTGATAAAGGGGGGGTAGTAGGTATATTTTTTATGGCTTTTGCCTTAGCATTAGTTTCTTTTTCATGCACAGGCCCCATTGTTGGAACTTTGTTAGTTCAGGCAGCCTCAGAAGGAGGTTTGTCACCCATTGTAGGTATGCTCGGATTTTCTATGGCCATAGCATTGCCCTTTGCATTGTTTGCCGCCTTTCCGGGCTGGCTCAATTCTTTGCCCAGGTCAGGTAGTTGGCTCAATAATGTAAAGGTGGTTCTGGGTTTTTTAGAGTTGGCGCTGGCTTTAAAATTTCTGAGTAATGCTGACCTTGTATTACAACTGCATATGCTGGAACGTGAATCATTTTTAGCCATTTGGATTGCTATTTTTGGAACGCTCACCCTCTACCTTTTCGGCAGAATAAATCTCTCTGACCATACATCACCTACACGTCTTTCAGTAGGCAGGTTAACGTTGGGCATGTTAACGTTGGCTTTTACGGTGTACTTAATTCCTGGCATTTGGGGAGCTCCTTTGAAATGGATTAGTGGTTTCCCACCTCCCCAGCATTATAGTGAGGGACTCAATGTGTTTGCCAGGGTTCAAGGTAGTAGTTCTGATTCACGGGATTTGCCCCAAGGAGCCGAATGGGGACCACATGATATCCCCGTTTTTAAAGATTACGATAAGGGAATGGCCTATGCGCAAAAGATTAATAGGCCCATTTTACTGGATTTTACCGGTTATGCCTGTGTCAATTGTCGAAAGATGGAGGAGCGAGTCTGGTCAGATCTTCAGGTTTTAGAGATATTAAGAAATGACGTGGTGCTAATTTCACTTTACGTGGATGACAAACGGAAATTGCCGGAAGAAGAACAATATATATCTGATGTCACAGGAAAAGATATAAAAACTATAGGCAATAAGTGGAGTGATTTTCAGGTCAAAAAATATAGAACTAATGCCCAGCCATATTATGTAGTTATAGATGGACAGGCGCATAACCTTAATTCCCCATCGGGGTATAATGCAGACGTCACTGCATATAAAGAGTGGTTAAAACAGGGAATTGACAATTACAATCAGCTAAAAAATTTAGAGGGGAGGTCTATAGGTTTATGTTACAATTCATAAGGATTTTATTTCAGCTTGTATTATTAGGTTTAGTTCACGTTTCATTTGCTCAAAAAAAGGAGGTGCCAGAGCCCAAGGTTGCAGATATGAACCAAGGTGTGCTGCCAAACGGGATGCATTATTATATCATGCATAATGAAGAACCGAAGGGGAGGGCGGCCTTTTATTTCGCCCAAAATGTAGGTTCAATTTTGGAAGAAGATAGTCAGAGAGGACTAGCTCACTTTTTGGAACATATGGCTTTTAATGGGACACAGCATTTTCCTGACAAAGCTATGTTGAAGTATTTAGAGAAGCATGGGGTGAGATTTGATAGAGAAATAAATGCATTTACCAAATATGATGAAACCGTGTACAGCATTAGGAATGTACCTGTAGAAGATCCTGAGCTGATAGATTCTGTTTTATTAATCCTACATGACTGGTCTGGGTATTTAACCTTAGCTGAAGATGAGATAGATAATGAACGCGGTGTGGTGCATGAAGAGTGGCGTTCTCGCTACAATGCCCAAAAACGAGCGCAGGATTCAGTGCTCGAATTGGGGCTCTTGTCAGGATCTAAATACGCTCAGCGTTCTCCTATCGGATTAATGCCTATTATAGACAATTTTGAATATGAAACACTAAGAAATTATTATAGAAAATGGTATCGCCCTGATCAGCAGGCAGTAATAGTTGTAGGAGACTTTGACCAGGAGACAGTAGCCAGTAAAGTGAAAAAGATGTTTGGTGACATTCCCTTGAGAACGGATCTGCCAAAGCGCCCTATTTTTAAAGTGCCGTTTAGTGAAGATTTTACTTATGTGCCTATTAAAGATGATGAACTGCGTATTCCTACTATTCAATATTTCATCAAGCACCTGCCAGATACCACTCTCACCCAGTTAGAACGGATTGAAAAAGATTTGAAGCTCACTATGGTCAGGAGTATTTTAGATGCTCGCCTCATAGCCTCAGCTGGCAAACCCGGAAGCCCTGTATTCTCAGCTCGTTTTTTTAAAGAAGATGTGGTGAGACCACTCGAAGTGCTCAAAATAGAATTACAACCTAAAAGTGACAGTCTACTATCGGCCATCAAATGGGCGGCTATAGAACTGAAGAGATTTGACCTACACGGTGCCACCAAGAAAGAATTTGATCGTGTCAAATCTTCGATGATCCAGCGTTTTAAATCTGGGATTGAAAAGCCGGGTAATTCTAATGTATTTAATGCCATTGCCATTTACGAAACCCTTTTTAAAGGTGATAAATATCTGGATTATAAGTGGGAGCAGGAGTACCAGTTAAATTATTTAATATCACTTTCAGAAGAAGACCTGATCCCGATTTTTAAAGAGTACTACAGCATGCAGGGTAATGTAGTGGCCATTTTAGGCACCGAAAAATTGCCTTATCCAGAGGCAGGTCAGGTGTTGAATACCTTGAAATTGGTGAATGATGCCCAGCCTAAACCTTATGAGGAGGTTGAGGTTAAGGCTAAAAAATTGGAAAGTTTAGAGTTGCCAGGCAGTGAGATTGTAAAGAAAAAACAATTGGTCGATGACGGTGGCACTAAATATACTTTGGCTAATGGTGCAGAAGTGTATTTATATGCCCCCAAATCTCCCCTGGATATTGTATACTTTAAAGCTGTAAGCCAGGGAGGTCGATCTGTGCTGCCTCAAGACCTTCTGAGTAACTCACTTTATGCGACCCATTTTAGTGCAGAGTCAGGCGTGGCCAATTTGAACAAGAAAGAGTTGGGTAAATCGGATGAGGTTGTGATGCCGACCGTAAAGATAGAGGAGTATCAGGAAATACTGGATGGCTATGCAAATGTTAATAATCTGGAGAAATTAAATAAAGGTATCTACCTCGCCTTTACTCAACCACGTTTTGATGCCGATGTATTTGACACCACGCTTCAAAATTTAAAACGGCTTCTTACTATGCTTCAAAGTAATATCCAATCGAGCTTGTCAGATTCTCTGCAAATGATAAAAACCAATTACAATAAACGTGAAGTACACCTGAGCGAGCAGCTTTTAAGGGAGCTCGATATGCAAAAGATAGAAGCGGTGTATAGGGATAGAATTACCAACGCTGCTGACTTTAAGTTTGTTTTTATGGGTGATGTTGAGGAAGATGCTTTTCAAGAGATCATTCAAAAATACATAGGAAGCATTCCAGGCACGCATTCCTCTGAAAAATATATTGACAGAGGCCTCAGACCTGCGCCAGGTATCAATAAACTCCACATGATTCGGGATATGCAAACACCTCAAGCTACAGTAAATGTGTATGTTACAAGGAGCCTGGCTTACACTTATAAGAACAAAATAGCCATGGAGGTTATTGAACAGCTATTAGGTAAGAGCTACCTTGAGAAGATACGAGAAGAAGAAGGTGGCACTTATGGTGTACGCGTAAATGGTGGCTTGAAACATCTTCCTGATGACCATTTTGAATTGAACATTAGCTTCAATGGTAATCCTGATAAAATAGACAAGCTGGTTTCCATCGTGCATCAGGAGCTAAAAAGGCTTTCTCATGAGATAGACCCCGTTGCCTTTGAGGAGATAAAGAGCAATCTGAAAAAAGCAGCTACAGAAAACCAGGATAACAATAGGTTCTACTTTGAAGAAATAATTGAAAGTGTGGAAACAGGACTACCTGTACATACTGTTAATGAACGTCTTAAGAGTATTGAAAGACTTACTACAAGTGATATTATGGAGGTGGCAAAAAAAATTAATAAAACTCGCCGAGTAGTGGAGGCTGTTCTTTCACCTCCTACATCAGTCACTGAATAATTAATAAACTAGATTAGAAAAACCACAGATAATTTATACGATATGAATTTTGAACTAAAGGCATGCGTCTTTTTATTGTTAGCGCTGAGCTTTCAAAAAATGACATTTGCGCAAAAGAAGGATAATACCACTTTTAAAGAGGCAAATATAACACAGGGCGTTCTTAAAAACGGTCTGCACTATTATATAATGCATCACGAGGAGCCAAAAGAGCGAGTTTCCTTTTACTTTGCCCAGAATGTAGGCTCTATTCTAGAAAACGATGGTCAACAAGGGTTGGCTCATTTTCTGGAACACATGGCTTTTAATGGCACTGAGCATTATAAGGATAAAGAAATGCTTGAATACCTGGAGAAGAACGGTATTAAATTTGGCTCAGAAATTAACGCTTTTACCAGTTTTGATGAAACGGTTTATAACATTAACAAAGTGCCTGTGCAAAATGAACAGCTCCTGGATTCAGTGCTTTTGGTGCTTCGCGATTGGTCTGGAGGGCTATTACTTACTGAATCGGAAATTGATAAAGAACGCGGCGTAGTAATGGAGGAATGGCGCTCGCGTAATACTCCAAGAAACAGAGCTTCTGAAAAAATATTTAAGCAAGGAGTGCTTAAAGGCTCAAAATACGAAAACAGGATGCCTATTGGGCAAATGGAAGTGGTAGATAATTTTGAGTATGGTGTTTTAAGAGACTACTATAACCGATGGTATAGACCGGATCAGCAGGCTGTGGTCATTGTTGGTGATATTGATCCTAAAATAATAGAGAAGAAGGTGAAGGATACTTTCGCCAGCATACCACTTTTAAAGGATTTGCCTGAACGTCCGACATTTGATGTGGCCATAAGTAAGGAATTTAACTATATAACTGCTACAGATAAAGAGCTCGGCGAACCGGTTATACAATATTATATTCAGCATAAGGCAAACAAATCCTTAAGTATGAAAGAGGAAATTCAGGAGGATTTAAAATATCAACTTTCCAGATATATTTTTAATCTGCGACTAAGTGAAATAGCTCGTTCTGAACATAGTCCAGTGCTATCTGCTGGTTTTGGTCTCTCTAATTTTGTGAGGCCTCTTGATGTCCTTAGTATGACAGCTCAGCCTAAAAAAGATAGCCTTACCGCTGCTCTGGAATTTACATTTACTGAGCTTAAAAGGTTTATGGTTTATGGCCCAGCAGAAGCGGAGTTAAGCAGGGCCAAAGCCGCTTTTAAAACAAGTCTTGAGTCGTCTTTGAAAAATATTGATAAGCACAGTAATGATGCTTATGCTCATGAGATATATAATGCCTTTTTTGAAAAGCAAAAAGTAGCTGACAGAGAGTGGAATCTTAATTATAGAATCTCATACTTGGAAAGCCTACATTCTGATGACTTGCTTAGCTATCTCAAAAGCTATTATTCCACAAAGGGTAATATAGTTGCTTTTACAGGTTCTGATAAGGTGGAATATCCTGGCAAGCAGGAGGTAGTCAATATTATGAACAAAGTGAAAAAATCCGCACTTGAGCCATTTAAGGAGGAATTGTCTGATAAAAAATTAATTGAACAGACATTACCTGTTGGTGAAATTGTAAGCACCCAGGATTTTGAGGGAATTAACGCAAAAACCTATACTTTATCTAATAGGGCCAGAGTTACCTTGTTTCCCACTACTTTTGATAAAGAGAAGGTGTTTTTTCAGGCCTACAGTCCAGGGGGTAAATCATTATTGGCTACCAAACAATTAAGCAATGCATTGGTGGCCACCTCTCTTGCCTCAGAATCTGGTATAGGGAGTATGAATAAAGTAGAACTTGGTAAATTTCTTCAAGGCAAGCAAACTTCCATTACATTGGAAATAGGGGATCATGGTGAAGCTATGGCTGGAGAAAGTAGCCTTGATGATATTGAAACCTTAATGCAACGCATCTACCTGGCTTTTACCGCGCCTAGATTTGACGAAGACGCGTTCGGTATAATTAAGCAAAGTTTAGAAAACTCACTAACGGCAAAAAATAATAACGTAAAAAGTGATTTTGGTGATTCTGTAAATTTGGCCCAGAATAATTATAGCGATCGAACGGTACTTTTTAATAAGGGACTCATTAATGATCTCTCTGTAGATGCCATGGAGCAGGTTTACACGGATCGTTTTAAAAATGCTTCTGATTTTGACTTCATTTTTGTAGGTGATTTTGAGAATGAAAAATTTCTCGAGCTTATTAAAACGTATATCGGAAATATCCCTGGTGATGGTTCAAAGGAAAGGTCGGTAAACCATTTTATGAAACCAAAGACGGGTATAACTAAAGTTCACCTAAATAGAAAAATGGAGACCCCACAGACCACAGTTAATATATATCTTACCGGCGATTTACAATACAACAAAGAGAATAGGCTTATATTAAATATAATTGGCCAACTACTAGGCAAGCGCTATCTGGACAGGATACGTGAGGATGAAGGTGGTTCCTATGGTGTACAGGCCTATGGTTATATGCAAAACATACCTGAAGACAACTTTGTGATCAGTATCGGTTTTAATTGTAACCCTAAAAAGGCTGAGCAATTAACAGATATTGTATATGAAGAAATTAAACAATTATCAAATTCGCTAGATAGCAAGGAACTCCAGGAGATTAAAAGCAACCTAAAAAAAGGAGTAGTTGAAAACAGGGAAAACAACCGCTATTGGTTAAATAAGATTACTAGTAGTATAAAAAATGACCTACCGTTGTCTACCGAAGAGGAGTTGATTTCAAGTATCGACGCCATCACTGAAAAAGACATTAAAGAAGTGGCGGCTAAAATCAATGAAAACACTAGGGTAATAGAAGGGGTCTTAAATCCTGTAATGAATTAACTATCAGTCATTTGTTTTAGGAAGGAAATAAGGGTTTCAGATGCTTTTCTGAAACTCTTATTCTTTAAGGGGTTTTAGTCTTAAATTTGGTGTGAAATCTTGCCGCCTGGCTGATAGCCATACATCGGGTTTTCCTGCCAGATCGAACTTGTCATTAATTATAGAATTAGTTTAGCTATGCACATAGTCAGGCAATTCAGTATCACCTTTTTCCACTTTGTTACTTTTTCCAAATAGCCCTATAAATGACTTTGCAGCTTTGCTCCCCGCCAGCGCTACGAAAAAGTTTAATACCGACCACCTGCTTTCTAGGTAGAATAGACAGTTTTGGGCACTCCTAGGGTAATTTCTGAGATTTTTCTACATAAGGCCACATCTTTTCTTCGTAACCCATAAAGGCCTCTTGATGATTCTCGTGTTTGAAAAGTTCACCCGCAAGAATATAAGCTCCCGTCATGGCAAGGTCAGTTCCTTTTCCAGAAATAGGGGTGGGGCCATAGGAAGCATCAGCCGTTAAGGCTAATTAGGAGAGCCAAGCTAATATCAGTCACTAAAAAAGGTCATGACCTTCTGAAGGATTACTATGAAAAGCTAAACCAGCTGCCCGATCTTTTGGTCAATATTGATGTAGATGCACAGCGTACTCTAGTCGCGCAATTAGAAATGTTAGATGACTACCATACCCAACAGTATGAGTTGAAAAAGGGAATTTCATAAAGAAATGTAAGTTGGTGAGCCGCTCTGGTTTGTTAAAGTATTTCAGGAAGTTCCACATAAAGTATTTCAGTGCTTACACAAATCTGTTAGCATTATTAAACATGTTTTGAAGTGTCAAATTATAAAATGAAGCTCTTCTGACTTATCACAGAGATAGATTTGGTTTAAAATTTAATATAATGATGAACCAGCTATCTTATCAATGTTTTCTAAAACTTCTCAAACTCATCACCTATGCTTACGCTATTTTATTTCTATTAAGTAGTTGTGGAGATACTGATGACCAAACACCTCATGAAGACGACTACGCTTATGAAAATTTAAATAACCTAAAATCCGATGACAAGTTCATTGACTTGGTGAGTCGGTGGTTATCTAGCGCAAAGCAGGCTACGGATTATGCAAGAGCTCATGAGCTCTATGAAAAGCAAGAGGAGTTATCTCAGCAAGAAAAGCTAGAATTAGCTATTGCCCTAGGGTATGAGTCTGTTCAAAGTATGAATGAGTCCCATAATATCCTATGGGATAGCTGGATTGAGGTAGTAGCGAGATTTGGTCTCATAGATTATGAAGCTGAGGAAGTAAGTCAGATATACATAGAAGTAGTGAAGAAACTTACTATGGAAAATAATTTACTAGGTCGTTTATTTGATGAAAGAGATCAATTTTGTAAGGACCAGTTCTACCGGTGTTCCCAAGGTGCCTTTGAACGCAATTTCAGAGCTACAGGAGAAATGTGTAAATTATATCTACCCTTTGAAGATGAGTATGA
This genomic interval carries:
- a CDS encoding M16 family metallopeptidase; the protein is MLQFIRILFQLVLLGLVHVSFAQKKEVPEPKVADMNQGVLPNGMHYYIMHNEEPKGRAAFYFAQNVGSILEEDSQRGLAHFLEHMAFNGTQHFPDKAMLKYLEKHGVRFDREINAFTKYDETVYSIRNVPVEDPELIDSVLLILHDWSGYLTLAEDEIDNERGVVHEEWRSRYNAQKRAQDSVLELGLLSGSKYAQRSPIGLMPIIDNFEYETLRNYYRKWYRPDQQAVIVVGDFDQETVASKVKKMFGDIPLRTDLPKRPIFKVPFSEDFTYVPIKDDELRIPTIQYFIKHLPDTTLTQLERIEKDLKLTMVRSILDARLIASAGKPGSPVFSARFFKEDVVRPLEVLKIELQPKSDSLLSAIKWAAIELKRFDLHGATKKEFDRVKSSMIQRFKSGIEKPGNSNVFNAIAIYETLFKGDKYLDYKWEQEYQLNYLISLSEEDLIPIFKEYYSMQGNVVAILGTEKLPYPEAGQVLNTLKLVNDAQPKPYEEVEVKAKKLESLELPGSEIVKKKQLVDDGGTKYTLANGAEVYLYAPKSPLDIVYFKAVSQGGRSVLPQDLLSNSLYATHFSAESGVANLNKKELGKSDEVVMPTVKIEEYQEILDGYANVNNLEKLNKGIYLAFTQPRFDADVFDTTLQNLKRLLTMLQSNIQSSLSDSLQMIKTNYNKREVHLSEQLLRELDMQKIEAVYRDRITNAADFKFVFMGDVEEDAFQEIIQKYIGSIPGTHSSEKYIDRGLRPAPGINKLHMIRDMQTPQATVNVYVTRSLAYTYKNKIAMEVIEQLLGKSYLEKIREEEGGTYGVRVNGGLKHLPDDHFELNISFNGNPDKIDKLVSIVHQELKRLSHEIDPVAFEEIKSNLKKAATENQDNNRFYFEEIIESVETGLPVHTVNERLKSIERLTTSDIMEVAKKINKTRRVVEAVLSPPTSVTE
- a CDS encoding M16 family metallopeptidase; this translates as MNFELKACVFLLLALSFQKMTFAQKKDNTTFKEANITQGVLKNGLHYYIMHHEEPKERVSFYFAQNVGSILENDGQQGLAHFLEHMAFNGTEHYKDKEMLEYLEKNGIKFGSEINAFTSFDETVYNINKVPVQNEQLLDSVLLVLRDWSGGLLLTESEIDKERGVVMEEWRSRNTPRNRASEKIFKQGVLKGSKYENRMPIGQMEVVDNFEYGVLRDYYNRWYRPDQQAVVIVGDIDPKIIEKKVKDTFASIPLLKDLPERPTFDVAISKEFNYITATDKELGEPVIQYYIQHKANKSLSMKEEIQEDLKYQLSRYIFNLRLSEIARSEHSPVLSAGFGLSNFVRPLDVLSMTAQPKKDSLTAALEFTFTELKRFMVYGPAEAELSRAKAAFKTSLESSLKNIDKHSNDAYAHEIYNAFFEKQKVADREWNLNYRISYLESLHSDDLLSYLKSYYSTKGNIVAFTGSDKVEYPGKQEVVNIMNKVKKSALEPFKEELSDKKLIEQTLPVGEIVSTQDFEGINAKTYTLSNRARVTLFPTTFDKEKVFFQAYSPGGKSLLATKQLSNALVATSLASESGIGSMNKVELGKFLQGKQTSITLEIGDHGEAMAGESSLDDIETLMQRIYLAFTAPRFDEDAFGIIKQSLENSLTAKNNNVKSDFGDSVNLAQNNYSDRTVLFNKGLINDLSVDAMEQVYTDRFKNASDFDFIFVGDFENEKFLELIKTYIGNIPGDGSKERSVNHFMKPKTGITKVHLNRKMETPQTTVNIYLTGDLQYNKENRLILNIIGQLLGKRYLDRIREDEGGSYGVQAYGYMQNIPEDNFVISIGFNCNPKKAEQLTDIVYEEIKQLSNSLDSKELQEIKSNLKKGVVENRENNRYWLNKITSSIKNDLPLSTEEELISSIDAITEKDIKEVAAKINENTRVIEGVLNPVMN
- a CDS encoding protein-disulfide reductase DsbD family protein, which codes for MALLGLLLCRSNNISAQIYDPVKWTTKVEEIEQNEFELSVIADIQESWHIYGLYIEQGGPVPTKFTFSAPEGYFLKGKIKEPEGETIFDPVFEINTKYFEHQAVFKQVVQVLSSDIHQIKGEVEFMVCNDQQCLPPSTQHLVFDMTSSAKNPLQKGETSKKSDEVAEQPKKDDMEPSKMPQEGLLSIFLLSFLSGLAALLTPCVFPMIPLTVSFFTKKSNTRIEGVRNAILYGVSIILIYVILGSLVTLIFGADALNALSTSVWFNLLFFILLLVFSFSFLGAFEIVLPHSWTNKIDARADKGGVVGIFFMAFALALVSFSCTGPIVGTLLVQAASEGGLSPIVGMLGFSMAIALPFALFAAFPGWLNSLPRSGSWLNNVKVVLGFLELALALKFLSNADLVLQLHMLERESFLAIWIAIFGTLTLYLFGRINLSDHTSPTRLSVGRLTLGMLTLAFTVYLIPGIWGAPLKWISGFPPPQHYSEGLNVFARVQGSSSDSRDLPQGAEWGPHDIPVFKDYDKGMAYAQKINRPILLDFTGYACVNCRKMEERVWSDLQVLEILRNDVVLISLYVDDKRKLPEEEQYISDVTGKDIKTIGNKWSDFQVKKYRTNAQPYYVVIDGQAHNLNSPSGYNADVTAYKEWLKQGIDNYNQLKNLEGRSIGLCYNS